Proteins encoded together in one Chitinophaga varians window:
- a CDS encoding DNA-3-methyladenine glycosylase I, producing MGTVEKTRCGWSLKDQLYKDYHDHEWGTPNHDDQHLFEMLCLEGAQAGLSWYTVLTKRENYRKAFDNWDAKKIARYDDKKISKLLENEGIIRNKLKVNAVVTNAKAFLAVQKEFGTFDKYIWSFVNHKPIVNNFKSLQEVPAKTAISDAMSKDLLKRGFKFVGSTICYAYMQATGMVNDHIADCYKRSKG from the coding sequence ATGGGAACTGTAGAAAAAACCAGATGCGGCTGGAGCCTCAAAGATCAATTGTATAAAGACTATCATGACCATGAATGGGGAACGCCCAATCATGACGATCAGCACCTGTTTGAAATGCTTTGCCTCGAAGGCGCACAAGCCGGCCTTAGCTGGTATACCGTGCTGACCAAAAGAGAAAACTACCGCAAAGCTTTTGATAACTGGGATGCGAAAAAAATAGCCAGGTACGATGATAAAAAAATCTCCAAACTGCTGGAAAACGAAGGGATCATCCGCAACAAACTGAAGGTCAACGCCGTGGTTACCAATGCCAAAGCCTTCCTGGCCGTGCAAAAGGAATTCGGCACTTTCGACAAGTATATCTGGTCTTTTGTCAATCACAAACCCATTGTCAATAATTTTAAATCACTACAGGAAGTACCGGCTAAAACCGCCATCTCCGACGCTATGAGCAAGGACCTGCTGAAACGCGGGTTCAAGTTCGTAGGGTCTACTATCTGTTACGCCTATATGCAGGCCACAGGCATGGTGAATGATCACATAGCAGACTGCTATAAAAGATCAAAGGGATAA
- a CDS encoding zinc-binding dehydrogenase — MKAVVINNYGGPEVLQLKEVTTPSITDHSQVLVKVRATSVNPLDYQVRRGDYASLFDLPLITGHDIAGEVVAVGKAVKTWRPGDKVYYSPRFGGPGSYAEYHLTDESSLSGMPANLSYEEAAAVPLIGGTVWEMLMVRAKLKKGDTILIPGGAGGIGTLAIQVAKSLGAFVYTTGQDILQEQLRQLGADVVIDHHKKNYLEEVQAYTKGKGVDVIIDTVGGHTLSDSPHALASYGNIVTLVDIALPQNLIHAWEKNATYHFVFTRQSRDELHHITGLIEAGQVKPVIDSVYPIEDVKSAHQRMEDAKRDRPLLGKIVLSL, encoded by the coding sequence ATGAAAGCAGTTGTAATCAACAATTATGGGGGACCGGAAGTCTTGCAGTTAAAGGAAGTAACCACTCCTTCCATAACAGATCATTCCCAGGTGCTGGTGAAGGTAAGGGCCACTTCGGTCAATCCGCTCGATTACCAGGTAAGGAGAGGGGATTACGCCTCACTCTTCGATTTGCCCCTGATAACCGGTCACGATATTGCAGGCGAGGTGGTAGCTGTAGGTAAAGCCGTGAAAACATGGCGACCCGGGGATAAAGTCTATTACTCCCCACGTTTTGGTGGCCCCGGCAGTTATGCTGAGTATCATCTCACAGATGAATCCTCGTTGTCGGGAATGCCGGCTAATCTTAGCTATGAAGAAGCTGCTGCTGTTCCGCTTATCGGCGGAACGGTATGGGAAATGCTGATGGTACGGGCTAAACTAAAAAAAGGGGATACTATTCTCATTCCCGGCGGCGCCGGTGGCATCGGAACACTGGCCATACAGGTGGCTAAATCACTGGGGGCATTTGTGTATACGACCGGGCAGGACATTTTACAGGAGCAACTGCGGCAGCTTGGGGCGGACGTGGTCATCGATCATCATAAAAAAAACTACTTGGAAGAGGTCCAGGCTTACACCAAAGGAAAAGGAGTGGACGTGATAATCGATACAGTAGGAGGCCACACGCTCTCAGACAGTCCACATGCCTTGGCCAGCTATGGCAACATTGTAACGCTGGTGGATATTGCCTTGCCGCAAAACCTTATCCATGCCTGGGAGAAAAATGCCACCTATCATTTTGTTTTTACCAGGCAAAGCAGGGACGAGCTTCATCATATTACCGGCTTAATTGAAGCCGGACAGGTAAAGCCGGTAATAGACAGTGTGTATCCGATTGAAGATGTTAAGAGCGCTCATCAAAGAATGGAAGACGCAAAGCGGGACAGGCCTCTGTTGGGTAAAATTGTACTGTCATTATAA
- a CDS encoding ArsR/SmtB family transcription factor has protein sequence MELMLVLKALSNETRVNILIWLKQPRLHFPAEELLDYDENLGVCVSDITQKAGLSPSTTSDYLSLLQKCGLIEATRVGQWTYYKRNETAMDTLKKLIQKTF, from the coding sequence ATGGAATTGATGTTGGTTTTAAAGGCGCTCAGTAATGAAACAAGGGTAAACATACTCATTTGGCTCAAGCAGCCTCGTCTCCACTTTCCTGCTGAAGAATTACTGGACTACGATGAAAATCTGGGCGTTTGTGTAAGCGACATTACCCAAAAGGCCGGTTTATCTCCATCCACAACATCAGACTACCTGAGCTTACTGCAAAAATGCGGACTTATTGAAGCTACCCGCGTAGGCCAGTGGACATACTACAAACGCAATGAGACAGCGATGGACACGCTGAAAAAATTAATCCAGAAAACATTCTGA
- a CDS encoding cytochrome-c peroxidase — MRHKALYIAAAFGTLLLFAHACKKENKGGTGGFRTDPLTLSLPPGFPEPVYNFSNNPLTKQGVALGRFIFYDYRLSKDSTVSCGFCHQQFAAFGHFDHALSHGVGGQQGTRSVPVLFNMIWQKAFMWDGGVNNLEIQPLTPLTDHKEMGVDLQELLKKMQGDPKYRQQFSAAFGTEEVTSERMFKAITQFVGTMISGNSRYDSIIRKVPGAAFSPDEAAGYTLYQQKCAACHKEPLFTDLSYRSNGLPYLPALNDVGRMKITGNTADYLKFKVPSLRNILKSSPYMHDGRYFDIFQVFDFYDHGVKDTVTTDALVRKGLSLTDQQKRQLYLFLNTLTDYTLINNKDLSEVLIAP, encoded by the coding sequence ATGCGTCATAAAGCGTTATATATCGCTGCTGCCTTCGGGACACTGCTCCTCTTCGCCCATGCCTGTAAAAAGGAAAATAAGGGCGGAACGGGTGGTTTCCGGACAGACCCGTTGACGCTGTCCCTGCCACCGGGATTCCCGGAACCGGTATACAATTTCTCCAACAACCCGCTGACCAAACAGGGCGTAGCACTGGGACGCTTTATTTTTTACGATTACCGTCTCTCCAAAGACAGCACTGTGTCCTGTGGATTTTGCCATCAGCAGTTCGCCGCCTTCGGACATTTTGACCACGCACTGAGCCACGGCGTAGGCGGACAACAAGGCACCCGTTCGGTGCCGGTGCTTTTCAACATGATCTGGCAGAAAGCGTTTATGTGGGACGGTGGGGTAAACAACCTGGAAATACAACCACTGACGCCGCTCACCGATCACAAGGAAATGGGCGTGGACCTGCAGGAACTGTTGAAAAAAATGCAGGGCGATCCGAAGTACCGGCAGCAGTTCAGCGCAGCCTTCGGTACAGAGGAAGTCACCAGTGAACGGATGTTCAAAGCCATTACACAGTTTGTTGGCACCATGATTTCCGGTAACTCCCGTTATGACAGCATCATCCGCAAGGTGCCGGGAGCAGCCTTCTCGCCCGACGAAGCCGCCGGTTATACGCTGTACCAGCAGAAGTGCGCGGCCTGCCATAAAGAGCCGCTGTTTACGGACCTCAGCTATCGCAGCAACGGTCTGCCTTACCTCCCCGCACTCAACGATGTGGGCCGCATGAAGATCACCGGAAATACCGCCGATTATCTCAAATTTAAAGTGCCCTCCCTGCGGAATATCCTGAAAAGCTCTCCCTATATGCACGACGGACGCTACTTCGATATCTTCCAGGTATTCGACTTCTATGATCATGGCGTAAAGGACACCGTTACCACCGACGCCCTGGTAAGGAAAGGCCTTTCGCTGACAGACCAGCAAAAGCGCCAGCTGTACCTGTTCCTGAATACCCTCACCGACTATACGCTGATCAACAATAAAGATCTCTCTGAGGTGTTGATAGCGCCATAA
- a CDS encoding MbnP family protein: protein MILRIFTSYIFRCVLICLPVLWLCGCAKKDKPSDPPPVFYTRLSLDISHEMNGSPLVRNTSTYSNPLGEKFIITKFRYYLSNFALVDDAGKTVPLASAYFLIDDAVDSTKRLVLDSVPVGNFTAVRFLIGVDSARNNSGVQSGALAPENGMFWTWNSGYIMAKMEGTSDAATTPMQGFEWHVGGFKEPYNVLRTVQLPLSFRVIPFMAAIPHFSMVASVDKWFTPNEASFAKTAIIMGPGAAAVNIANNYQQMFSIKN from the coding sequence ATGATCTTGCGGATTTTTACTTCCTATATCTTCCGTTGTGTCCTGATATGCCTGCCTGTCCTATGGCTCTGCGGATGCGCAAAAAAAGATAAACCCTCTGACCCGCCACCGGTATTCTATACCCGGTTGTCGCTGGACATCTCCCATGAAATGAATGGCAGCCCGCTGGTCAGGAATACCAGCACTTATTCCAATCCTTTAGGAGAGAAGTTCATTATCACCAAATTCCGTTATTACCTCAGCAATTTCGCACTGGTGGATGACGCCGGGAAAACCGTCCCGCTGGCATCGGCCTACTTCCTGATAGATGACGCGGTGGACTCCACCAAACGCCTGGTGCTTGATAGTGTGCCGGTGGGCAATTTTACGGCGGTCCGTTTCCTGATAGGAGTAGACAGCGCCCGTAATAACAGCGGCGTACAGTCCGGTGCTTTAGCCCCGGAAAACGGTATGTTCTGGACCTGGAACAGCGGTTACATCATGGCCAAAATGGAAGGCACCTCCGATGCCGCAACAACGCCCATGCAGGGATTCGAGTGGCATGTGGGCGGATTCAAAGAGCCTTATAACGTACTGCGAACGGTGCAACTGCCGTTAAGCTTCAGGGTGATACCGTTCATGGCCGCCATACCGCATTTTAGCATGGTGGCCAGTGTAGATAAATGGTTCACGCCCAACGAGGCCAGCTTCGCCAAGACTGCGATTATCATGGGCCCGGGCGCTGCGGCAGTTAACATCGCCAACAATTATCAACAGATGTTCTCTATTAAAAACTGA
- a CDS encoding sugar MFS transporter, protein MAGGAVSNSTYTSSPSSGKQAGNYLFPFILVTSLFFLWGLAYGLLDVLNKHFQEVLNITPKRSTLLQGAYFGAYFIMALPAGMFMNRFGYKKGIIMGLLLYAAGAFLFYPSARALNFDFFLLSLFILACGLACLETAANPYVTVLGPKESSEQRLNLSQCFNGLGSFLGPVIGGALFFGSGKDDLTTVQLTYIVIGVVVLMIAGFFYRTKLPEIKEAEAEGEAVLKDERPLFAHKHFVGGVVAQFFYVAAQVGVGALFINYATEYWQGTSNEKAAYLLSAGMVLFLAGRFVGTALMRKIAPNKLLAIYAFVNVLLCAFVMTGSGAASVYALIAVFFFMSIMFPTIFALGVKDLGKHTKKGASFIVMSIVGGASVPYLMGVVTEKYSTAISYGIPMLCFVVVFYYGWRGYKRS, encoded by the coding sequence ATGGCCGGAGGCGCAGTAAGTAATTCCACCTATACCAGCAGCCCCTCGAGCGGGAAACAGGCTGGCAACTACCTTTTCCCGTTTATACTGGTGACCAGTCTTTTCTTTTTATGGGGCCTCGCATACGGCCTGCTGGACGTGCTGAACAAACACTTCCAGGAAGTGCTGAACATTACGCCTAAACGCTCGACGCTGTTACAGGGCGCTTACTTCGGCGCTTATTTTATCATGGCTTTGCCCGCCGGCATGTTCATGAACAGGTTCGGCTATAAGAAAGGCATTATTATGGGACTGCTGCTGTATGCAGCGGGGGCCTTCCTTTTTTATCCGTCAGCCCGGGCACTTAATTTTGATTTCTTCCTGCTGTCATTGTTTATTCTGGCCTGTGGGCTGGCGTGCCTGGAAACGGCTGCTAATCCATATGTGACTGTACTGGGACCAAAAGAATCTTCCGAGCAGCGATTGAACCTGTCGCAGTGTTTCAATGGGCTGGGTTCCTTCCTGGGCCCGGTGATCGGCGGCGCGCTCTTTTTTGGCAGCGGAAAAGATGATCTGACCACCGTACAGCTTACCTATATCGTGATTGGCGTAGTAGTGCTGATGATCGCTGGTTTCTTCTACCGTACCAAACTGCCGGAAATCAAAGAGGCCGAGGCGGAAGGAGAAGCGGTATTAAAAGATGAAAGGCCCCTGTTTGCCCATAAACATTTTGTAGGCGGCGTGGTGGCGCAGTTCTTTTATGTGGCGGCACAAGTGGGCGTAGGCGCTTTGTTTATCAATTATGCCACCGAATACTGGCAGGGAACGTCCAACGAAAAAGCGGCCTATCTGCTGTCTGCTGGCATGGTGTTGTTCCTGGCTGGCCGTTTCGTAGGCACTGCTCTGATGCGTAAAATCGCTCCCAACAAACTGCTGGCAATTTATGCGTTTGTCAACGTGCTGCTATGCGCCTTTGTGATGACAGGCAGCGGCGCAGCTTCCGTATATGCGCTGATAGCAGTATTTTTCTTCATGTCTATCATGTTCCCGACCATCTTCGCTCTGGGAGTAAAAGATCTGGGAAAACATACTAAAAAAGGTGCTTCTTTTATCGTGATGTCTATCGTGGGCGGGGCATCTGTTCCTTACCTGATGGGCGTGGTGACAGAAAAGTATTCTACCGCCATTTCCTATGGTATCCCAATGCTTTGTTTCGTAGTAGTGTTCTACTATGGCTGGCGGGGATACAAGAGAAGCTAG
- a CDS encoding SDR family oxidoreductase — protein sequence MDLGLQGKVIIVTGGAKGIGEGIAKLVAAEGGIVVIAGRNEADNSKTVNEIIGAGGQAYGIRAELSNVDDCRKVIAETIEKYGKIDGLVNNAGANDGVGLESGSPERFMQSLQNNLSHYYNLAHFALPYLKTTKGNIVNIGSKVATTGQGNTSGYAASKGAINALTREWAVELLPYSVRVNTVIPAEVWTPLYETWINSLPNPKEKLASITAKIPFEHRMTTSEEIANTTVFLLSPRSSHTTGQILFVDGGYTHLDRSIS from the coding sequence ATGGATTTAGGATTACAGGGAAAAGTGATTATTGTTACCGGCGGTGCCAAAGGTATTGGAGAAGGTATTGCAAAACTGGTAGCAGCGGAAGGAGGCATTGTCGTAATTGCCGGCAGAAATGAAGCAGATAACAGCAAAACCGTCAACGAGATCATCGGGGCGGGTGGTCAGGCTTATGGTATCCGGGCCGAGCTGTCTAACGTGGACGACTGCCGCAAAGTGATCGCTGAAACCATAGAAAAATACGGGAAAATTGACGGCCTGGTGAACAACGCCGGCGCTAATGACGGTGTAGGACTGGAAAGCGGTAGCCCGGAACGTTTTATGCAATCGCTGCAAAACAACCTGTCCCACTACTACAACCTGGCCCATTTTGCGCTGCCATACCTCAAAACCACCAAAGGCAATATTGTGAATATCGGCTCCAAAGTAGCTACTACCGGTCAGGGCAACACCTCCGGTTATGCAGCTTCCAAAGGCGCCATCAATGCGCTTACCCGCGAATGGGCAGTAGAGCTGCTGCCATATTCTGTGCGTGTCAATACGGTCATCCCGGCCGAAGTATGGACACCGCTGTACGAAACCTGGATCAATTCTTTGCCCAATCCAAAGGAAAAACTGGCTTCCATCACCGCCAAAATTCCTTTTGAGCACAGAATGACCACCTCCGAAGAGATCGCCAACACCACCGTGTTCCTGCTGTCTCCCCGTTCATCACATACAACCGGACAGATATTATTCGTAGACGGAGGTTATACACACCTCGACAGGTCCATCAGCTGA
- a CDS encoding amidohydrolase family protein, translated as MVIDAHQHFWQYDPVRDAWIDDSMQVIRRDFFPEHLEPILASNGVHGCVAVQADQSENETAFLLDLADKHPFIKGVVGWTDLRSPNVRERLAAYTAHPKLKGFRHIVQGEPDNNFLLGEAFCNGIAALAEFGFTYDILVYPKQLAATAAFVEKFPDHRFVIDHVAKPDFKTGALDEWAAYMRRIAQAPNVYCKLSGLVTEADWQHWQQEHFEPFLDVVLECFGPNRLMFGSDWPVCLLAAEYAQVKNIIVSYIGKLSTAEQNNIMGGNAISFYHL; from the coding sequence ATGGTTATTGACGCACATCAGCATTTCTGGCAGTATGATCCCGTCCGCGACGCCTGGATAGACGATTCCATGCAGGTCATCCGGAGGGACTTTTTCCCGGAACACCTGGAACCGATACTGGCTTCCAATGGCGTACACGGCTGTGTGGCAGTTCAGGCCGACCAGTCGGAAAACGAAACCGCTTTCCTGCTGGACCTGGCAGATAAACATCCGTTCATCAAAGGCGTGGTAGGCTGGACAGACCTGCGCAGTCCCAATGTACGGGAACGGCTGGCCGCTTATACCGCCCACCCCAAACTGAAAGGTTTCCGGCATATTGTGCAGGGAGAGCCTGACAACAATTTCCTGCTTGGAGAGGCTTTCTGCAACGGCATCGCCGCGTTGGCTGAATTCGGCTTCACCTACGACATACTCGTATATCCGAAACAGTTAGCCGCCACGGCTGCTTTCGTGGAAAAATTCCCGGACCACCGCTTCGTGATCGATCACGTGGCGAAGCCGGATTTCAAAACCGGCGCGCTGGACGAATGGGCCGCCTATATGCGTCGCATCGCCCAGGCACCCAATGTATACTGTAAGCTCAGCGGACTGGTAACAGAGGCCGACTGGCAGCACTGGCAACAGGAACACTTCGAACCGTTCCTTGATGTGGTGCTGGAATGCTTCGGTCCCAACCGGCTCATGTTTGGCTCCGACTGGCCCGTTTGCCTGCTGGCAGCGGAATACGCCCAGGTGAAAAACATCATTGTCAGCTACATCGGCAAACTGTCAACAGCAGAACAAAACAACATAATGGGAGGCAACGCCATCTCATTTTATCATCTATAA
- a CDS encoding L-rhamnose mutarotase — MKRYCLALDLVNEPQLIAEYEDYHRNVWPEIKKSITDSGIQNMEIYRAGNRLFMIMEVNDTFSFDTKGAMDAANPKVQEWEQLMWKYQQALPVAKPGEKWIIMDKIFSL; from the coding sequence ATGAAACGTTATTGCCTGGCACTGGACCTGGTCAACGAACCGCAGCTGATAGCCGAATATGAAGACTATCACCGCAACGTATGGCCGGAAATCAAAAAAAGCATTACCGACAGCGGCATCCAAAATATGGAAATATACCGTGCCGGCAACCGCTTGTTTATGATCATGGAAGTGAACGATACTTTCTCTTTTGACACCAAAGGCGCCATGGACGCTGCCAATCCTAAAGTACAGGAATGGGAACAGCTCATGTGGAAATACCAGCAGGCATTGCCGGTAGCGAAGCCCGGAGAGAAATGGATCATCATGGATAAGATTTTCTCACTGTAA
- a CDS encoding fumarylacetoacetate hydrolase family protein, whose translation MKLIRFGLPGQEKPGIVTAAGMFDVSAFGEDFGEQFLASNGLERLSQWWEQKGASCPQVPAGTRLGAPFQRPSKIVCIGLNYADHARETNAPIPTEPIVFFKSTTALVGPNDDLVIPRNSEKTDWEVELAVVIGKKASYVEEKDAMDYVAGYCLHNDYSERAFQLERNGQWVKGKSCDTFAPMGPWLATKDEIKDVNSLRLWLTVNGQKMQDGNTSNFIFNVAYVVSYLSQFMTLLPGDVISTGTPAGVGLGMNPQVYLKPGDVVELGIDGLGTSKQSVVAYK comes from the coding sequence ATGAAACTGATCAGGTTTGGTTTACCGGGACAAGAAAAGCCGGGCATTGTTACAGCAGCAGGCATGTTTGACGTCAGCGCTTTTGGTGAAGATTTTGGCGAACAGTTCCTGGCTTCCAACGGCCTCGAACGCCTGTCCCAATGGTGGGAACAAAAAGGCGCTTCCTGTCCGCAGGTGCCTGCCGGCACCCGTTTGGGCGCGCCGTTCCAACGGCCTTCCAAAATTGTGTGCATCGGTCTGAACTACGCTGACCACGCCCGCGAAACCAATGCGCCGATCCCGACAGAACCAATCGTGTTCTTTAAAAGCACTACCGCACTGGTAGGCCCCAACGACGACCTGGTGATTCCGCGCAACAGCGAAAAAACCGACTGGGAAGTGGAGCTGGCCGTGGTAATCGGCAAAAAAGCCTCCTATGTTGAAGAAAAAGACGCGATGGACTATGTGGCCGGCTACTGCCTGCACAACGACTACAGCGAGCGCGCCTTCCAGCTGGAAAGAAACGGTCAGTGGGTGAAAGGAAAAAGCTGCGACACCTTCGCTCCGATGGGCCCCTGGCTGGCTACCAAAGATGAAATCAAAGACGTGAACAGTCTGCGTTTATGGCTTACCGTTAACGGCCAGAAAATGCAGGACGGCAACACTTCCAACTTCATCTTCAATGTTGCGTACGTAGTGTCTTACCTGAGCCAGTTCATGACACTGCTCCCCGGCGATGTGATCTCCACCGGTACACCGGCAGGCGTAGGCCTCGGCATGAACCCGCAGGTTTACCTGAAACCAGGTGACGTAGTGGAACTGGGCATCGATGGCCTGGGCACTTCCAAACAATCAGTAGTGGCCTATAAATAA
- a CDS encoding SDR family NAD(P)-dependent oxidoreductase has protein sequence MELFRLDHKVAVITGGGSGIGQAIAKSFGAQGARVHIIELNEEGGRSTAEEIRAAGGQAEVHACNVADQAAVINVMDSIVQQAGKLDILVNCAGIAHVGNLENTAETDFDRVYQVNVKGTYNCMYAVIKQMKAQGGGVILNIASIASSVGIPDRFAYSMSKGAVLTMTLSAAKDYLGSNIRCNCISPARVHTPFVDGFIAKNYPGKEAEMFEKLSKTQPIGRMAKPVEVGHLALYLCSDEAGFITGCDYPIDGGFIRLNN, from the coding sequence ATGGAGCTGTTCAGATTAGATCACAAAGTGGCGGTTATCACCGGTGGTGGTAGCGGCATAGGACAGGCGATCGCAAAAAGCTTTGGCGCCCAGGGTGCAAGGGTGCATATTATCGAGCTGAATGAAGAAGGGGGCCGGAGCACGGCAGAAGAAATCAGGGCGGCAGGCGGACAGGCGGAAGTACATGCCTGCAACGTGGCCGACCAGGCAGCGGTGATCAACGTGATGGACAGCATTGTGCAGCAGGCCGGTAAACTGGACATCCTGGTAAACTGCGCCGGCATTGCGCATGTGGGCAATCTGGAAAATACCGCCGAAACGGATTTCGACCGGGTATACCAGGTAAATGTGAAAGGCACCTATAACTGTATGTACGCAGTTATTAAACAAATGAAAGCACAGGGCGGCGGCGTGATACTTAATATCGCCTCCATCGCTTCCAGCGTGGGCATTCCGGACAGGTTCGCCTATTCCATGAGCAAAGGCGCGGTACTCACCATGACGCTGTCTGCTGCCAAAGATTACCTCGGCAGCAATATCCGTTGCAACTGCATCTCTCCGGCAAGGGTACACACGCCATTTGTGGATGGCTTCATCGCTAAAAACTATCCCGGCAAAGAAGCCGAAATGTTTGAGAAACTGAGCAAAACCCAGCCTATTGGCCGTATGGCCAAGCCGGTGGAAGTAGGGCACCTGGCCCTGTACCTCTGCTCCGACGAGGCTGGTTTTATTACCGGATGCGACTACCCGATTGACGGCGGTTTTATCAGGTTAAATAATTAA
- a CDS encoding M15 family metallopeptidase: protein MRKLMLTALLGSLLQYAGAQQIKPNKYGLLIVGSTEQYAQLVKKDSSQQLVDLETFIPHIRKDVRYATTNNFTHQRLYTHTKIFLRRPAAEKLKAVQSALNKKGYTLLIYDAYRPYRVTEEMFKIVPNDLYAADPRKGSGHNRGVAIDLSMADLKTGKPVAMPTDFDDFTQKAHENYVPSDPTVTANRKLLRDTMKQYGFKGSRTEWWHFYLPDYKKYPLMDILF, encoded by the coding sequence ATGAGAAAACTGATGTTGACAGCCCTGTTAGGGAGCCTTTTACAATATGCCGGCGCACAGCAGATCAAACCCAATAAATACGGCCTGCTGATAGTAGGCAGCACTGAACAGTATGCCCAACTGGTAAAAAAGGACAGCAGTCAGCAGCTGGTGGACCTGGAGACGTTCATCCCCCATATCCGCAAAGATGTGCGGTATGCCACCACCAATAACTTCACCCATCAGCGATTATATACCCACACAAAGATCTTCCTGCGCCGGCCTGCGGCCGAGAAGCTGAAAGCCGTACAGTCAGCGCTGAACAAAAAAGGATATACCCTCCTGATATACGACGCCTACCGCCCCTACCGGGTTACTGAGGAGATGTTTAAAATTGTGCCCAACGACCTCTATGCCGCCGATCCGCGCAAAGGTTCAGGACATAACCGCGGCGTAGCGATAGACCTGTCCATGGCCGACCTTAAAACAGGAAAGCCCGTGGCCATGCCTACGGACTTCGATGATTTCACCCAAAAAGCGCATGAGAACTACGTCCCCTCCGATCCAACAGTAACGGCTAACCGCAAACTGCTGCGCGACACCATGAAACAATACGGTTTTAAAGGCTCCCGCACGGAATGGTGGCATTTTTATCTCCCGGATTATAAAAAATATCCGCTGATGGATATTTTGTTTTAA